AGCGCAAGAAGGAAACCACCCGCCAGCGCCAGCGTCGCCGGGCCATGGAGCTGCGCGCCTCCCGCGAGGCCAAGCAGGTGCGGCCAGAAATGCTGATCGTGCCGGAGGGGAACCTCACGGTGCAGGAGCTGGCCGACAAACTCAGCGTCGAGAGCTCTGAAATCATCAAGAGCCTCTTCTTCCGTGGCGTAATTGCCACGGTCACCCAGACCCTCGACCTCTCCACAATCGAGGCGGTAGCCGAAGAATTTGGTGTGCCTGTCCTCGAGGACGACGTCCAAGAGGCGGCCAAGAAGACGGTGGAGATGATCGAGGAGAGCGACCTCGCCTACCTGATCCGTCGCCCGCCCGTGGTCACCGTGATGGGCCACGTGGACCACGGCAAAACCAGCCTGCTGGATGCGATCCGCAAAACCAGGGTGGCCGCCGGCGAAGCCGGAGGCATTACCCAGCACATCGGTGCTTACCAGGTGACCGTTCCCCACGGTGGAGAAGAGCGCAAGATCACCTTCCTCGACACCCCTGGCCACGAAGCCTTTACGGCCATGCGTGCCCGCGGCACCAAGGTCACAGACGTGGCCGTGCTGGTGGTGGCAGCCGACGACGGCGTTCGCCCCCAGACCCTGGAGGCGATCAGCCACGCTCGGGCCGCCGAGGTGCCGATCGTGGTGGCGATCAACAAGATCGACAAGGAGGGGGCTTCGCCAGATCGGGTCAAACAGGAACTTTCTGCCCTCGAATTGGTGGCGGAAGACTGGGGCGGCAACACCGTGATGGTGCCCGTCAGTGCCATCAAGGGCGAAAACGTCGACAAGTTGCTGGAGATGATCCTGCTGGTCACCGAAGTGGAAGACCTGCAGGCCAACCCCGAGCGGATGGCCAAGGGCACTGTGATCGAAGCCCACCTCGACAAGGCAAAGGGCCCGGTTGCAACTCTGCTGATCCAAAACGGCACCCTGCGGGCCGGCAATGTGCTGGCGGCAGGCCCCGTGCTGGGCAAGGTGCGCGCCATGGTCGACGACACCGGCAAACGGGTCAAGGAGGCTGGGCCCTCCTACGCGGTGGAGGCCCTGGGCTTCAGCGAAGTGCCCACCGCCGGTGATGAGTTCGAGGTCTATCCCGATGAGAAAACAGCTCGGGCCGTGGTCGGAGACCGGGCCAACGAAGCCCGCGCCACCCGCCTGGCCCAGCAAATGGCCTCCCGTCGGGTTTCACTCGCCTCGATGTCTGGTCAGGCAAGCGAAGGCGACCTCAAGGAACTGAACCTGATCCTCAAGGCCGACGTGCAGGGTTCCGTGGAGGCCATCCTTGGCTCCCTCGAGCAGCTGCCCCAGGGCGAGGTGCAGGTGCGGGTACTGCTTTCGGCGCCGGGCGAAATCACCGAAACCGATGTAGACCTAGCGGCAGCCTCTGGCGCCGTGATCGTGGGCTTCAACACCTCCATGGCCCCAGGGGCCAAGCGGGCCGCCGATGCCACCGGCGTCGATGTGCGCGACTACGAGGTGATTTACAAACTGCTGGAAGACATCCAGATGGCCATGGAAGGTCTGCTGGAGCCAGAGTTGGTGGAAGAAAGCCTGGGCGAAGCCGAAGTGCGCGCTGTGTTCACGATCGGCAAAAGCGCCGTGGCTGGCTGTTATGTCACCAGTGGCAAACTGCAGCGCAACTGCAAGGTGCGCGTCTTCCGGGGCAAGGAAAAGGTCTACGAGGGCGACCTCGACTCCCTGCGCCGCAATAAGGACGACGTCAAGGAAGTGGCCACGGGCTTCGAGTGCGGCATTGGCACCGATCGCTTCAATGGCTGGCAGGAGGGGGATCGGGCCGAGGCCTTCAAGCTCGTCACCCAGCGCCGCACCCTCAGCACCTAGGGCTAGACAGTGAATCCCCGCCGCGAGCCCCTGCTTTGGCTCCAGCTGGTTGGCCTAGGGGCCATCCCACTGGAGCTATTGCTGGTGCTGGTGTTGTTGGCGGCCAGTGATCCTGGCCGCTTTCCCCTACTGGAATGGCTGCTGGTCTGGGGACTGGGGGCAGTTGCACCTTCGGTGTTGTTTTGGCTGAAGCCGCCCGATCCTTTTTCACTGCTCCTAGTTCAGGCCCCAGGCAGCAAGCGCCGACCTGAGCAACAGAACATCA
This genomic interval from Cyanobium sp. WAJ14-Wanaka contains the following:
- the infB gene encoding translation initiation factor IF-2; the encoded protein is MTSSGKVRIYELSKDMGLDNKDVLDAAISLGVAAKSHSSSISDDEATKIRSLINKGAQSSAAAAAPGKAILSVKKAAPAVVAPAPAAAKPAAPAAKPAALAAPAAKPATPSMAAAAPARPPAAQPATAKPPAAVKPPAPKQPAPKQPAPQQPPARPSAAAPGQPAAPAAKPAAPAAKPAAPAAKPPVIIASKHPLAGKPPLPGKPPLAGKPPLTGKPPVPNKPVVIASKPPARPSAPAPAQARKGDAPARPVAAKPQLVGRPISTPPGGPKGAGPTSSRPAPPAGRAPLSQRPPAPQRSGAPAPIRPGQEGRAAGSAPGRPAPSPLELVGKPIRRDSEGPGGAGGNRPAAPGRPGMPTGMRKPVAPGELMQLQKPGPGRSIAPPPRRAGERSEAGAAGPGGGTGTPDLVRPAATPPSAPRRPGFRAATPAGAAGRPRRPDWDDSAKLEALRSRTPQKQRTKVHIIGENDDALTAETGGFAGEQEAVVLQASLARPAKPRSAGGAAAKPMAAMRKRKKETTRQRQRRRAMELRASREAKQVRPEMLIVPEGNLTVQELADKLSVESSEIIKSLFFRGVIATVTQTLDLSTIEAVAEEFGVPVLEDDVQEAAKKTVEMIEESDLAYLIRRPPVVTVMGHVDHGKTSLLDAIRKTRVAAGEAGGITQHIGAYQVTVPHGGEERKITFLDTPGHEAFTAMRARGTKVTDVAVLVVAADDGVRPQTLEAISHARAAEVPIVVAINKIDKEGASPDRVKQELSALELVAEDWGGNTVMVPVSAIKGENVDKLLEMILLVTEVEDLQANPERMAKGTVIEAHLDKAKGPVATLLIQNGTLRAGNVLAAGPVLGKVRAMVDDTGKRVKEAGPSYAVEALGFSEVPTAGDEFEVYPDEKTARAVVGDRANEARATRLAQQMASRRVSLASMSGQASEGDLKELNLILKADVQGSVEAILGSLEQLPQGEVQVRVLLSAPGEITETDVDLAAASGAVIVGFNTSMAPGAKRAADATGVDVRDYEVIYKLLEDIQMAMEGLLEPELVEESLGEAEVRAVFTIGKSAVAGCYVTSGKLQRNCKVRVFRGKEKVYEGDLDSLRRNKDDVKEVATGFECGIGTDRFNGWQEGDRAEAFKLVTQRRTLST